A genome region from Longimicrobium sp. includes the following:
- a CDS encoding SIMPL domain-containing protein (The SIMPL domain is named for its presence in mouse protein SIMPL (signalling molecule that associates with mouse pelle-like kinase). Bacterial member BP26, from Brucella, was shown to assemble into a channel-like structure, while YggE from E. coli has been associated with resistance to oxidative stress.): MSMTRSTFAALALGAALLADRAAAQEPRQPPRTIRVSATGESRATPDRAWVDAGVETEAATARQAADENARRMEQVIAALVRAGVRREDIQTHGYNVFPVYDPNPRGEGEPRLRGYRVSNVVTAQTDDVRRVGALLDAALGAGANRVHGVRFGLRDPGRARDQAIGEALRRARAEAAVIAQGLGVRLGDVVDATTTAAPPPPYVGMVMARRAEMMAADAVATPIEPGQQTVSVVVSVVFEIAP; this comes from the coding sequence ATGAGCATGACGAGGAGCACCTTCGCGGCGCTGGCCCTGGGGGCGGCGCTGCTGGCGGACAGGGCGGCGGCGCAGGAGCCACGGCAGCCGCCGCGCACCATCCGCGTGAGCGCCACGGGCGAGTCGCGCGCCACGCCCGACCGCGCCTGGGTGGACGCCGGCGTGGAGACCGAGGCCGCCACCGCGCGCCAGGCGGCCGACGAGAACGCCCGCCGCATGGAGCAGGTGATCGCCGCCCTGGTGCGCGCCGGCGTGCGGCGCGAGGACATCCAGACGCACGGCTACAACGTCTTCCCCGTCTACGACCCCAACCCGCGCGGCGAGGGCGAGCCGCGGCTCCGGGGCTACCGGGTGAGCAACGTGGTCACCGCGCAGACCGACGACGTCCGCCGCGTGGGCGCGCTGCTGGACGCGGCGCTCGGGGCGGGCGCCAACCGCGTGCACGGCGTGCGCTTCGGCCTGCGCGACCCCGGCCGCGCGCGCGACCAGGCGATCGGCGAGGCGCTCCGCCGCGCCCGCGCCGAGGCGGCCGTGATCGCGCAGGGGCTGGGGGTGCGCCTCGGCGACGTGGTCGACGCCACCACCACCGCCGCGCCGCCGCCGCCGTACGTCGGCATGGTCATGGCACGCCGCGCCGAGATGATGGCGGCGGACGCCGTCGCCACGCCGATTGAGCCCGGCCAGCAGACGGTGAGCGTCGTGGTGTCGGTGGTCTTCGAGATCGCGCCCTGA